In Vigna radiata var. radiata cultivar VC1973A chromosome 3, Vradiata_ver6, whole genome shotgun sequence, the following proteins share a genomic window:
- the LOC106757314 gene encoding transcription factor RAX2-like: MGRAPCCDKANVKKGPWSPEEDAKLKDYIEQHGTGGNWIALPQKVGLKRCGKSCRLRWLNYLRPNIKHGQFSVEEDKIICSLFASIGSRWSIIASQLPGRTDNDIKNYWNTKLKKKMTAMNPSPQKKPLQITLLSILESSTPSSSSLSFRDNSSNNNSYYHPHGSFTGVGSFSYSSCLLSGNSSSASADSFFQAQESFMDPTQKGQFKDSSSNSMLVFGGEATATSCSSSDASCNNQIRQIMESEFGEASFVEQICVADNPLYIGVENTTNKLMMFSSGGSASVSGWTDKQNGLWEQNPLDYGIEEIKQLISTNNSFNNFLFDDKKTEERVTYY, translated from the exons ATGGGTAGAGCTCCTTGCTGTGACAAGGCAAATGTAAAGAAAGGGCCATGGTCACCAGAAGAAGATGCAAAGCTAAAGGACTACATAGAGCAACATGGCACCGGAGGGAATTGGATTGCCCTCCCCCAAAAAGTTG GTTTGAAAAGATGTGGCAAGAGCTGTCGATTAAGGTGGCTTAATTATCTTAGACCCAACATCAAGCATGGTCAATTTTCTGTTGAAGAAGACAAAATAATCTGTAGCCTCTTTGCTAGCATTGGAAGCAG GTGGTCCATAATAGCATCTCAGCTGCCAGGGAGGACTGACAATGATATCAAGAACTACTGGAACACCAAGCTTAAGAAGAAAATGACGGCCATGAATCCTTCTCCCCAGAAGAAGCCTCTTCAAATTACCCTTTTATCCATCCTTGAAAGCTCAACACCTTCTTCATCATCGTTGTCATTCAGAgacaacagcagcaacaacaactcATACTACCATCCCCACGGTTCTTTCACAGGCGTCGGGTCCTTTTCCTACTCTTCATGTCTTCTGAGTGGAAACAGCTCTTCTGCTTCTGCTGATTCCTTCTTTCAAGCACAAGAGAGTTTCATGGACCCCACCCAGAAGGGCCAATTCAAAGATAGCAGCAGCAATAGCATGCTTGTGTTCGGTGGTGAAGCCACAGCCACCAGTTGCAGCTCTTCTGATGCGAGCTGCAACAACCAGATCAGACAAATCATGGAGTCAGAATTTGGCGAGGCGAGCTTTGTGGAGCAGATATGTGTTGCTGATAATCCCCTCTACATTGGGGTGGAAAATACTACTAACAAGTTGATGATGTTCTCCAGTGGTGGCAGTGCTAGTGTCAGTGGGTGGACAGACAAACAAAATGGATTGTGGGAACAAAATCCGTTGGATTATGGTATAGAGGAAATTAAACAGCTAATTAGCACTAATAACagttttaacaactttttgtttGATGATAAGAAGACAGAAGAAAGGGTCACGTATTACTGA